The proteins below are encoded in one region of Coffea arabica cultivar ET-39 chromosome 4c, Coffea Arabica ET-39 HiFi, whole genome shotgun sequence:
- the LOC113739470 gene encoding C2 and GRAM domain-containing protein At5g50170-like isoform X4, protein MALLQVQLLVHALCLPGAGGKVLLTLSLQGRGEQVCSDRLLYVHPSCRAENTDEYGDKCVSSQDIFSCTPPTKKILEGKHLVKVIAGRLEKLFHKNEDASGTEDSSELSTTISDNEENLAEPTSNSNFEELIEMLQSSNEQKDMPENLEGGILLDQAYAIPPKDLNMLLFAPKSQFMRDLAELQGTTDVQEGPWTWKSADKSCLARVVTYPKAATKLVKTVKATEEQTYIKANGKEFIVFVDVNMPEVPYGNTFKVDLLYKITPGPELFSIEKSAHLVISWALNFHQSTMMKGLIERGARQGLKGSFEQFSDLLAKNLKVINLVNMSDKGHTVATLQEERQSDWELATEYFWNFTVVAALFMVLYISFHIWLCGEFKLQGLEFDGLDLPDSVGEIITSAILVIQLEKVYDMVSHFVQARLKRGSDHGVKAQGDGWVLTIALIEGAKLASLDSTELPDPYVVFTCNGKSRTSSVKLQTLDPHWNEILEFDASEEPPSVLDVEVLDFDGPFDQACSLGHAEINFLKHTSTELADIWVPLDGKLAQSSQSKLHLRIFLNNTNGAETIRDYLKKMEKEVGKKLNLRSLHRNSAFQKIFGLPPEEFLISDFSCSLKRKMPLQGRLFLSARIVGFYANLFGHKTKFFFLWEDIEHIHELPPTLGTVRSPSLAIILSKGHGNDARHGAKYQDEEGRLHFYFHSFISFNVASRTVMALWGTRTLGPDERAQIAEEQQDRDEKPSLFEDPGSYLIIQDAKLAKVLSVELPVNIRLVLQMFDGGDFEYRVMAKSGCLNYTTTPWEPVTPDVHERRTSYKFDRSISVFGGEVTCTQQKMPFSSDSGWIVNEIMTLHDVPSGEYFRVQLKYELENPALAQGTCKCDAYVGVAWLRSTKFEERITRNVVRKFSRWSKEVLQLVEREILLATT, encoded by the exons ATG GCCTTGTTGCAGGTTCAACTCCTCGTACATGCGCTTTGTCTGCCTGGAGCTGGAG GTAAAGTTCTTCTGACACTGTCACTGCAAGGGAGAGGTGAGCAAGTATGCAGTGACCGTCTCTTGTATGTACATCCAAGTTGCAGAGCTGAAAACACCGATGAGTATGGAGATAAATGTGTTTCATCTCAAGATATTTTTAGCTGTACTCCTCCAACAAAGAAGATTTTAGAAGGGAAACATCTAGTGAAGGTTATCGCTGGTCGCTTAGAGAAGCTTTTCCACAAAAATGAAGATGCATCAGGGACTGAGGATTCATCTGAGCTCTCAACTACCATTTCTGATAATGAAGAAAACTTGGCTGAGCCAACCAGTAACAGTAACTTTGAAGAGCTGATTGAAATGCTGCAATCAAGTAATGAACAAAAAGACATGCCAGAGAACCTAGAGGGAGGCATCCTTTTGGATCAGGCATATGCAATACCACCTAAAGATCTCAACATGCTTCTGTTTGCTCCCAAGTCGCAATTCATGAGAGATCTTGCAGAATTGCAGGGAACAACGGATGTTCAAGAGGGCCCTTGGACATGGAAATCCGCAGATAAATCATGTTTAGCACGAGTTGTTACCTACCCCAAAGCAGCAACAAAATTAGTAAAGACTGTTAAAGCTACTGAAGAGCAAACTTATATAAAGGCCAATGGGAAAGAATTCATTGTCTTTGTAGATGTTAATATGCCTGAAGTTCCATATGGAAACACATTTAAGGTTGATCTACTTTACAAGATAACTCCAGGGCCGGAGCTATTTTCTATAGAAAAATCTGCTCATCTTGTCATATCCTGGGCCTTAAACTTCCATCAAAGCACTATGATGAAAGGCCTGATTGAAAGAGGAGCCAGGCAAGGATTGAAGGGGAGTTTTGAACAGTTCTCCGACTTACTAGCTAAAAATCTCAAAGTGATAAATCTTGTAAATATGTCAGATAAGGGGCATACGGTAGCAACTTTGCAGGAGGAGCGCCAGTCAGATTGGGAACTAGCAACTGAATATTTTTGGAATTTTACAGTGGTTGCAGCCTTATTCATGGTTCTATATATCAGTTTTCACATCTGGCTTTGTGGAGAGTTCAAGCTTCAAGGTTTAGAATTTGATGGCCTTGATTTACCTGATAGTGTGGGGGAAATTATTACCTCTGCAATTTTAGTCATCCAACTCGAGAAAGTTTATGATATGGTATCACATTTTGTGCAAGCAAGGCTAAAAAGAG GAAGTGATCATGGAGTCAAAGCGCAAGGAGATGGTTGGGTACTTACaatagctttgattgagggtgCCAAATTAGCTTCTTTAGATTCAACTGAATTACCAGATCCTTATGTGGTATTCACCTGTAATGGCAAATCGAGGACAAGCTCTGTGAAGCTGCAAACTCTCGATCCCCATTGGAATG AAATACTTGAATTTGATGCTTCAGAAGAACCACCTTCAGTGTTGGATGTGGAAGTTCTTGATTTTGACGGCCCATTTGATCAAGCTTGCTCTCTTGGCCATgctgaaattaattttttgaagcATACGTCAACAGAATTGGCAGATATATGGGTTCCCCTAGATGGaaaacttgctcaatcttctCAGTCAAAGTTGCATCTGAGAATCTTTTTGAACAATACTAATGGAGCTGAAACAATTAGAGATTATttaaaaaagatggaaaaggaAGTAGGAAAGAAG TTAAACCTCCGATCACTGCACAGAAATTCAGCATTCCAAAAGATTTTTGGATTGCCACCTGAAGAGTTTCTCATTAGTGATTTCTCATGCTCCCTTAAGAGAAAGATGCCACTGCAG GGACGGCTCTTTCTATCAGCAAGAATTGTTGGATTCTATGCCAACTTGTTTGGACATAAGACCAAGTTTTTCTTTCTATGGGAGGACATTGAACATATTCACGAGCTTCCTCCGACCCTAGGAACAGTAAGAAGTCCTTCACTTGCCATAATTTTGTCTAAGGGTCATGGTAATGATGCTAGACATGGTGCAAAGTATCAAGATGAGGAAGGCAggctgcatttctattttcattcattcatcTCCTTCAACGTTGCTAGCAG GACAGTAATGGCTTTGTGGGGAACGAGAACATTGGGTCCTGATGAGAGAGCACAGATTGCAGAGGAACAACAGGACAGAGATGAGAAGCCCAGCTTGTTTGAAGACCCCGGTTCCTATTTGATTATCCAAGATGCTAAATTGGCcaaggttttaagtgtggaaCTTCCTGTAAAT ATAAGATTGGTGTTGCAGATGTTTGATGGTGGAGACTTCGAGTATAGAGTGATGGCAAAGTCCGGATGCCTGAATTACACCACAACTCCATGGGAACCAGTAACACCTGATGTACACGAAAGACGTACATCTTACAAATTTGATCGTAGCATCTCAGTTTTTGGAGGGGAGGTAACTTGCACACAGCAAAAGATGCCGTTTTCCAGTGATAGCGGTTGGATTGTTAATGAGATTATGACCCTTCATGATGTTCCATCCGGTGAATACTTCCGT GTGCAACTAAAATATGAGCTCGAGAATCCTGCTCTTGCTCAAGGGACTTGCAAGTGTGATGCCTACGTTGGTGTGGCATGGCTGAGGAGCACCAAGTTTGAGGAGAGAATAACTAGAAATGTCGTGCGAAAGTTTAGTCGGTGGTCGAAGGAAGTACTACAGTTGGTCGAGAGGGAGATTCTACTAGCAACTACATAA
- the LOC113739470 gene encoding C2 and GRAM domain-containing protein At5g50170-like isoform X2 yields the protein MMRLFVYLLEGRDLAVKDSYVKLKVGKSKSKTRVLKNTRNPVWNEEFVFRVHDLEDELVLSVYQFNEDSGFFNVAGDLVGRVKIPVWSIVAEKNHYLPPTWFSLQKRKSLKSTTNKDYGKVLLTLSLQGRGEQVCSDRLLYVHPSCRAENTDEYGDKCVSSQDIFSCTPPTKKILEGKHLVKVIAGRLEKLFHKNEDASGTEDSSELSTTISDNEENLAEPTSNSNFEELIEMLQSSNEQKDMPENLEGGILLDQAYAIPPKDLNMLLFAPKSQFMRDLAELQGTTDVQEGPWTWKSADKSCLARVVTYPKAATKLVKTVKATEEQTYIKANGKEFIVFVDVNMPEVPYGNTFKVDLLYKITPGPELFSIEKSAHLVISWALNFHQSTMMKGLIERGARQGLKGSFEQFSDLLAKNLKVINLVNMSDKGHTVATLQEERQSDWELATEYFWNFTVVAALFMVLYISFHIWLCGEFKLQGLEFDGLDLPDSVGEIITSAILVIQLEKVYDMVSHFVQARLKRGSDHGVKAQGDGWVLTIALIEGAKLASLDSTELPDPYVVFTCNGKSRTSSVKLQTLDPHWNEILEFDASEEPPSVLDVEVLDFDGPFDQACSLGHAEINFLKHTSTELADIWVPLDGKLAQSSQSKLHLRIFLNNTNGAETIRDYLKKMEKEVGKKLNLRSLHRNSAFQKIFGLPPEEFLISDFSCSLKRKMPLQGRLFLSARIVGFYANLFGHKTKFFFLWEDIEHIHELPPTLGTVRSPSLAIILSKGHGNDARHGAKYQDEEGRLHFYFHSFISFNVASRTVMALWGTRTLGPDERAQIAEEQQDRDEKPSLFEDPGSYLIIQDAKLAKVLSVELPVNMFDGGDFEYRVMAKSGCLNYTTTPWEPVTPDVHERRTSYKFDRSISVFGGEVTCTQQKMPFSSDSGWIVNEIMTLHDVPSGEYFRVQLKYELENPALAQGTCKCDAYVGVAWLRSTKFEERITRNVVRKFSRWSKEVLQLVEREILLATT from the exons ATGATGAGGCTGTTTGTGTATTTGTTGGAGGGGAGGGACTTGGCAGTGAAGGATTCATATGTGAAATTGAAAGTTGGTAAGTCTAAGTCTAAGACAAGGGTGTTGAAGAACACAAGAAATCCTGTTTGGAATGAAGAGTTTGTGTTCAGAGTGCATGACTTGGAGGATGAACTTGTTTTGTCTGTGTATCAGTTTAATGAAGACTCTGGATTCTTTAATGTGGCTGGAGATTTGGTGGGCAGGGTTAAGATTCCAGTTTGGTCTATTGTTGCTGAGAAAAACCACTACTTGCCTCCCACTTGGTTCTCTCTTCAAAAGCGCAAGAGTTTGaaatcaaccactaacaaaGATTATG GTAAAGTTCTTCTGACACTGTCACTGCAAGGGAGAGGTGAGCAAGTATGCAGTGACCGTCTCTTGTATGTACATCCAAGTTGCAGAGCTGAAAACACCGATGAGTATGGAGATAAATGTGTTTCATCTCAAGATATTTTTAGCTGTACTCCTCCAACAAAGAAGATTTTAGAAGGGAAACATCTAGTGAAGGTTATCGCTGGTCGCTTAGAGAAGCTTTTCCACAAAAATGAAGATGCATCAGGGACTGAGGATTCATCTGAGCTCTCAACTACCATTTCTGATAATGAAGAAAACTTGGCTGAGCCAACCAGTAACAGTAACTTTGAAGAGCTGATTGAAATGCTGCAATCAAGTAATGAACAAAAAGACATGCCAGAGAACCTAGAGGGAGGCATCCTTTTGGATCAGGCATATGCAATACCACCTAAAGATCTCAACATGCTTCTGTTTGCTCCCAAGTCGCAATTCATGAGAGATCTTGCAGAATTGCAGGGAACAACGGATGTTCAAGAGGGCCCTTGGACATGGAAATCCGCAGATAAATCATGTTTAGCACGAGTTGTTACCTACCCCAAAGCAGCAACAAAATTAGTAAAGACTGTTAAAGCTACTGAAGAGCAAACTTATATAAAGGCCAATGGGAAAGAATTCATTGTCTTTGTAGATGTTAATATGCCTGAAGTTCCATATGGAAACACATTTAAGGTTGATCTACTTTACAAGATAACTCCAGGGCCGGAGCTATTTTCTATAGAAAAATCTGCTCATCTTGTCATATCCTGGGCCTTAAACTTCCATCAAAGCACTATGATGAAAGGCCTGATTGAAAGAGGAGCCAGGCAAGGATTGAAGGGGAGTTTTGAACAGTTCTCCGACTTACTAGCTAAAAATCTCAAAGTGATAAATCTTGTAAATATGTCAGATAAGGGGCATACGGTAGCAACTTTGCAGGAGGAGCGCCAGTCAGATTGGGAACTAGCAACTGAATATTTTTGGAATTTTACAGTGGTTGCAGCCTTATTCATGGTTCTATATATCAGTTTTCACATCTGGCTTTGTGGAGAGTTCAAGCTTCAAGGTTTAGAATTTGATGGCCTTGATTTACCTGATAGTGTGGGGGAAATTATTACCTCTGCAATTTTAGTCATCCAACTCGAGAAAGTTTATGATATGGTATCACATTTTGTGCAAGCAAGGCTAAAAAGAG GAAGTGATCATGGAGTCAAAGCGCAAGGAGATGGTTGGGTACTTACaatagctttgattgagggtgCCAAATTAGCTTCTTTAGATTCAACTGAATTACCAGATCCTTATGTGGTATTCACCTGTAATGGCAAATCGAGGACAAGCTCTGTGAAGCTGCAAACTCTCGATCCCCATTGGAATG AAATACTTGAATTTGATGCTTCAGAAGAACCACCTTCAGTGTTGGATGTGGAAGTTCTTGATTTTGACGGCCCATTTGATCAAGCTTGCTCTCTTGGCCATgctgaaattaattttttgaagcATACGTCAACAGAATTGGCAGATATATGGGTTCCCCTAGATGGaaaacttgctcaatcttctCAGTCAAAGTTGCATCTGAGAATCTTTTTGAACAATACTAATGGAGCTGAAACAATTAGAGATTATttaaaaaagatggaaaaggaAGTAGGAAAGAAG TTAAACCTCCGATCACTGCACAGAAATTCAGCATTCCAAAAGATTTTTGGATTGCCACCTGAAGAGTTTCTCATTAGTGATTTCTCATGCTCCCTTAAGAGAAAGATGCCACTGCAG GGACGGCTCTTTCTATCAGCAAGAATTGTTGGATTCTATGCCAACTTGTTTGGACATAAGACCAAGTTTTTCTTTCTATGGGAGGACATTGAACATATTCACGAGCTTCCTCCGACCCTAGGAACAGTAAGAAGTCCTTCACTTGCCATAATTTTGTCTAAGGGTCATGGTAATGATGCTAGACATGGTGCAAAGTATCAAGATGAGGAAGGCAggctgcatttctattttcattcattcatcTCCTTCAACGTTGCTAGCAG GACAGTAATGGCTTTGTGGGGAACGAGAACATTGGGTCCTGATGAGAGAGCACAGATTGCAGAGGAACAACAGGACAGAGATGAGAAGCCCAGCTTGTTTGAAGACCCCGGTTCCTATTTGATTATCCAAGATGCTAAATTGGCcaaggttttaagtgtggaaCTTCCTGTAAAT ATGTTTGATGGTGGAGACTTCGAGTATAGAGTGATGGCAAAGTCCGGATGCCTGAATTACACCACAACTCCATGGGAACCAGTAACACCTGATGTACACGAAAGACGTACATCTTACAAATTTGATCGTAGCATCTCAGTTTTTGGAGGGGAGGTAACTTGCACACAGCAAAAGATGCCGTTTTCCAGTGATAGCGGTTGGATTGTTAATGAGATTATGACCCTTCATGATGTTCCATCCGGTGAATACTTCCGT GTGCAACTAAAATATGAGCTCGAGAATCCTGCTCTTGCTCAAGGGACTTGCAAGTGTGATGCCTACGTTGGTGTGGCATGGCTGAGGAGCACCAAGTTTGAGGAGAGAATAACTAGAAATGTCGTGCGAAAGTTTAGTCGGTGGTCGAAGGAAGTACTACAGTTGGTCGAGAGGGAGATTCTACTAGCAACTACATAA
- the LOC113739470 gene encoding C2 and GRAM domain-containing protein At5g50170-like isoform X1 — protein sequence MMRLFVYLLEGRDLAVKDSYVKLKVGKSKSKTRVLKNTRNPVWNEEFVFRVHDLEDELVLSVYQFNEDSGFFNVAGDLVGRVKIPVWSIVAEKNHYLPPTWFSLQKRKSLKSTTNKDYGKVLLTLSLQGRGEQVCSDRLLYVHPSCRAENTDEYGDKCVSSQDIFSCTPPTKKILEGKHLVKVIAGRLEKLFHKNEDASGTEDSSELSTTISDNEENLAEPTSNSNFEELIEMLQSSNEQKDMPENLEGGILLDQAYAIPPKDLNMLLFAPKSQFMRDLAELQGTTDVQEGPWTWKSADKSCLARVVTYPKAATKLVKTVKATEEQTYIKANGKEFIVFVDVNMPEVPYGNTFKVDLLYKITPGPELFSIEKSAHLVISWALNFHQSTMMKGLIERGARQGLKGSFEQFSDLLAKNLKVINLVNMSDKGHTVATLQEERQSDWELATEYFWNFTVVAALFMVLYISFHIWLCGEFKLQGLEFDGLDLPDSVGEIITSAILVIQLEKVYDMVSHFVQARLKRGSDHGVKAQGDGWVLTIALIEGAKLASLDSTELPDPYVVFTCNGKSRTSSVKLQTLDPHWNEILEFDASEEPPSVLDVEVLDFDGPFDQACSLGHAEINFLKHTSTELADIWVPLDGKLAQSSQSKLHLRIFLNNTNGAETIRDYLKKMEKEVGKKLNLRSLHRNSAFQKIFGLPPEEFLISDFSCSLKRKMPLQGRLFLSARIVGFYANLFGHKTKFFFLWEDIEHIHELPPTLGTVRSPSLAIILSKGHGNDARHGAKYQDEEGRLHFYFHSFISFNVASRTVMALWGTRTLGPDERAQIAEEQQDRDEKPSLFEDPGSYLIIQDAKLAKVLSVELPVNIRLVLQMFDGGDFEYRVMAKSGCLNYTTTPWEPVTPDVHERRTSYKFDRSISVFGGEVTCTQQKMPFSSDSGWIVNEIMTLHDVPSGEYFRVQLKYELENPALAQGTCKCDAYVGVAWLRSTKFEERITRNVVRKFSRWSKEVLQLVEREILLATT from the exons ATGATGAGGCTGTTTGTGTATTTGTTGGAGGGGAGGGACTTGGCAGTGAAGGATTCATATGTGAAATTGAAAGTTGGTAAGTCTAAGTCTAAGACAAGGGTGTTGAAGAACACAAGAAATCCTGTTTGGAATGAAGAGTTTGTGTTCAGAGTGCATGACTTGGAGGATGAACTTGTTTTGTCTGTGTATCAGTTTAATGAAGACTCTGGATTCTTTAATGTGGCTGGAGATTTGGTGGGCAGGGTTAAGATTCCAGTTTGGTCTATTGTTGCTGAGAAAAACCACTACTTGCCTCCCACTTGGTTCTCTCTTCAAAAGCGCAAGAGTTTGaaatcaaccactaacaaaGATTATG GTAAAGTTCTTCTGACACTGTCACTGCAAGGGAGAGGTGAGCAAGTATGCAGTGACCGTCTCTTGTATGTACATCCAAGTTGCAGAGCTGAAAACACCGATGAGTATGGAGATAAATGTGTTTCATCTCAAGATATTTTTAGCTGTACTCCTCCAACAAAGAAGATTTTAGAAGGGAAACATCTAGTGAAGGTTATCGCTGGTCGCTTAGAGAAGCTTTTCCACAAAAATGAAGATGCATCAGGGACTGAGGATTCATCTGAGCTCTCAACTACCATTTCTGATAATGAAGAAAACTTGGCTGAGCCAACCAGTAACAGTAACTTTGAAGAGCTGATTGAAATGCTGCAATCAAGTAATGAACAAAAAGACATGCCAGAGAACCTAGAGGGAGGCATCCTTTTGGATCAGGCATATGCAATACCACCTAAAGATCTCAACATGCTTCTGTTTGCTCCCAAGTCGCAATTCATGAGAGATCTTGCAGAATTGCAGGGAACAACGGATGTTCAAGAGGGCCCTTGGACATGGAAATCCGCAGATAAATCATGTTTAGCACGAGTTGTTACCTACCCCAAAGCAGCAACAAAATTAGTAAAGACTGTTAAAGCTACTGAAGAGCAAACTTATATAAAGGCCAATGGGAAAGAATTCATTGTCTTTGTAGATGTTAATATGCCTGAAGTTCCATATGGAAACACATTTAAGGTTGATCTACTTTACAAGATAACTCCAGGGCCGGAGCTATTTTCTATAGAAAAATCTGCTCATCTTGTCATATCCTGGGCCTTAAACTTCCATCAAAGCACTATGATGAAAGGCCTGATTGAAAGAGGAGCCAGGCAAGGATTGAAGGGGAGTTTTGAACAGTTCTCCGACTTACTAGCTAAAAATCTCAAAGTGATAAATCTTGTAAATATGTCAGATAAGGGGCATACGGTAGCAACTTTGCAGGAGGAGCGCCAGTCAGATTGGGAACTAGCAACTGAATATTTTTGGAATTTTACAGTGGTTGCAGCCTTATTCATGGTTCTATATATCAGTTTTCACATCTGGCTTTGTGGAGAGTTCAAGCTTCAAGGTTTAGAATTTGATGGCCTTGATTTACCTGATAGTGTGGGGGAAATTATTACCTCTGCAATTTTAGTCATCCAACTCGAGAAAGTTTATGATATGGTATCACATTTTGTGCAAGCAAGGCTAAAAAGAG GAAGTGATCATGGAGTCAAAGCGCAAGGAGATGGTTGGGTACTTACaatagctttgattgagggtgCCAAATTAGCTTCTTTAGATTCAACTGAATTACCAGATCCTTATGTGGTATTCACCTGTAATGGCAAATCGAGGACAAGCTCTGTGAAGCTGCAAACTCTCGATCCCCATTGGAATG AAATACTTGAATTTGATGCTTCAGAAGAACCACCTTCAGTGTTGGATGTGGAAGTTCTTGATTTTGACGGCCCATTTGATCAAGCTTGCTCTCTTGGCCATgctgaaattaattttttgaagcATACGTCAACAGAATTGGCAGATATATGGGTTCCCCTAGATGGaaaacttgctcaatcttctCAGTCAAAGTTGCATCTGAGAATCTTTTTGAACAATACTAATGGAGCTGAAACAATTAGAGATTATttaaaaaagatggaaaaggaAGTAGGAAAGAAG TTAAACCTCCGATCACTGCACAGAAATTCAGCATTCCAAAAGATTTTTGGATTGCCACCTGAAGAGTTTCTCATTAGTGATTTCTCATGCTCCCTTAAGAGAAAGATGCCACTGCAG GGACGGCTCTTTCTATCAGCAAGAATTGTTGGATTCTATGCCAACTTGTTTGGACATAAGACCAAGTTTTTCTTTCTATGGGAGGACATTGAACATATTCACGAGCTTCCTCCGACCCTAGGAACAGTAAGAAGTCCTTCACTTGCCATAATTTTGTCTAAGGGTCATGGTAATGATGCTAGACATGGTGCAAAGTATCAAGATGAGGAAGGCAggctgcatttctattttcattcattcatcTCCTTCAACGTTGCTAGCAG GACAGTAATGGCTTTGTGGGGAACGAGAACATTGGGTCCTGATGAGAGAGCACAGATTGCAGAGGAACAACAGGACAGAGATGAGAAGCCCAGCTTGTTTGAAGACCCCGGTTCCTATTTGATTATCCAAGATGCTAAATTGGCcaaggttttaagtgtggaaCTTCCTGTAAAT ATAAGATTGGTGTTGCAGATGTTTGATGGTGGAGACTTCGAGTATAGAGTGATGGCAAAGTCCGGATGCCTGAATTACACCACAACTCCATGGGAACCAGTAACACCTGATGTACACGAAAGACGTACATCTTACAAATTTGATCGTAGCATCTCAGTTTTTGGAGGGGAGGTAACTTGCACACAGCAAAAGATGCCGTTTTCCAGTGATAGCGGTTGGATTGTTAATGAGATTATGACCCTTCATGATGTTCCATCCGGTGAATACTTCCGT GTGCAACTAAAATATGAGCTCGAGAATCCTGCTCTTGCTCAAGGGACTTGCAAGTGTGATGCCTACGTTGGTGTGGCATGGCTGAGGAGCACCAAGTTTGAGGAGAGAATAACTAGAAATGTCGTGCGAAAGTTTAGTCGGTGGTCGAAGGAAGTACTACAGTTGGTCGAGAGGGAGATTCTACTAGCAACTACATAA